A single window of Modestobacter italicus DNA harbors:
- a CDS encoding fibronectin type III domain-containing protein — MTGPVAARYSLLQDGASVGTYALPLTGSPQTFGLTLAAMPSYETRWQLRGVDDLGRASAPSNAITTGTTRPAPPAAPTGVSGRTDGSRVLLSWDDAGPAYTYTVRVGGSVVASPRTAGVTLAAPLGVTRSYAVAVVDAWGQSSATSSVTLTPAGASPPAAPTGVTAVGGDRSAVVRWTAATANGSPVTGYTVTAAPGGATATTTGATTATLTGLTNGTAYTFSVTATNAAGTGPASAPSPAAVPRSTDPVGQAWAASGGEAGPLGASTAAKVCGLVGGGCFQTFQQGAVYWSPGTGARLVLSGPVRDRWAATRWETGPLGYPVGDTVCGAAGGTCSQAFQGGSVVSSTAGGTRVVRGAIRDRWTASGSLSGPLGAPVGEETCGLRDGGCFQAFERGAVYWSPGTGARLVLSGAVRDRWAAARWETGALGYPTGDTTCGLRDAGCFQLFQGGSVYVSAGSRATVVTGALRDRWGASGWENGALGYPTADQVCGLRDGGCFQTFQKGAVYRSNTTGARLVLSGAVRDRWAAARWETGALGYPTGDTTCGLRDGGCFQLFQGGSVYVSAGSRATVVTGALRDRWGASGWENGPLGYPTADQVCGLRDGGCFQVFQQGSVYWSPASGAHALTNRYTRERWGALGWENGRLGYPLEEERAVAGGTTQRFQGGTLTFVAATTEVRVAY, encoded by the coding sequence GTGACCGGGCCGGTCGCGGCGCGGTACTCGCTGCTCCAGGACGGCGCCAGCGTCGGCACCTACGCGCTGCCGCTCACCGGCTCGCCGCAGACCTTCGGCCTCACCCTCGCCGCGATGCCCAGCTACGAGACGCGGTGGCAGCTGCGCGGCGTCGACGACCTGGGGCGCGCGTCGGCCCCCTCCAACGCGATCACCACCGGCACGACCCGCCCGGCCCCGCCCGCGGCGCCGACCGGGGTGTCCGGCAGGACCGACGGCAGCCGGGTGCTGCTGAGCTGGGACGACGCCGGCCCCGCGTACACGTACACCGTCCGGGTGGGCGGGTCGGTCGTGGCCAGCCCGCGGACCGCGGGCGTCACGCTCGCCGCCCCGCTGGGCGTGACCCGCAGCTACGCGGTGGCCGTCGTCGACGCCTGGGGCCAGTCCAGCGCGACGTCGAGCGTGACCCTCACCCCGGCCGGTGCCTCGCCCCCGGCTGCGCCGACCGGGGTGACCGCCGTGGGCGGCGACCGCAGCGCGGTCGTCCGCTGGACGGCCGCGACGGCCAACGGCAGCCCGGTCACCGGCTACACGGTGACCGCGGCCCCGGGCGGGGCGACGGCGACGACGACCGGTGCCACCACGGCCACGCTGACCGGGCTGACCAACGGCACCGCGTACACGTTCTCCGTCACCGCGACCAACGCGGCGGGCACCGGCCCGGCCAGCGCGCCGAGCCCGGCGGCGGTGCCACGGTCCACCGACCCGGTCGGCCAGGCGTGGGCCGCCAGCGGAGGCGAGGCCGGACCGCTCGGGGCGTCCACCGCGGCGAAGGTCTGCGGGCTGGTCGGCGGCGGCTGCTTCCAGACGTTCCAGCAGGGCGCCGTCTACTGGTCGCCGGGCACCGGTGCGCGGCTGGTGCTGTCCGGACCGGTCCGGGACCGGTGGGCCGCGACGCGGTGGGAGACAGGGCCGCTGGGCTACCCGGTCGGCGACACGGTGTGCGGCGCGGCCGGGGGCACGTGCTCGCAGGCCTTCCAGGGCGGGTCGGTGGTGAGCAGCACCGCCGGCGGCACGCGCGTGGTGCGCGGCGCGATCCGGGACCGGTGGACCGCCTCGGGCTCCCTGTCCGGGCCGCTGGGCGCGCCGGTCGGCGAGGAGACCTGCGGCCTGCGCGACGGTGGCTGCTTCCAGGCCTTCGAGCGCGGGGCGGTGTACTGGTCGCCGGGCACGGGCGCGCGGCTGGTGCTGTCCGGCGCGGTGCGGGACCGGTGGGCGGCGGCGCGCTGGGAGACCGGCGCGCTGGGCTACCCGACCGGGGACACGACCTGCGGGCTGCGCGACGCCGGCTGCTTCCAGCTGTTCCAGGGCGGCTCGGTGTACGTGAGCGCCGGGTCGAGGGCGACGGTCGTGACCGGTGCGCTGCGCGACCGGTGGGGCGCGTCGGGCTGGGAGAACGGCGCGCTGGGCTACCCGACCGCCGACCAGGTGTGCGGGCTGCGCGACGGCGGCTGCTTCCAGACCTTCCAGAAGGGCGCCGTCTACCGGTCGAACACCACGGGCGCGCGGCTGGTGCTGTCCGGTGCGGTCCGGGACCGGTGGGCGGCGGCGCGGTGGGAGACCGGCGCGCTGGGCTACCCGACCGGGGACACGACCTGCGGGCTGCGCGACGGCGGCTGCTTCCAGCTGTTCCAGGGCGGCTCGGTGTACGTGAGCGCCGGGTCGAGGGCGACGGTCGTGACCGGTGCGCTGCGCGACCGGTGGGGCGCGTCGGGCTGGGAGAACGGCCCGCTGGGCTACCCGACCGCCGACCAGGTGTGCGGGCTGCGCGACGGCGGCTGCTTCCAGGTGTTCCAGCAGGGGTCGGTCTACTGGTCACCGGCCAGCGGCGCGCACGCCCTGACCAACCGGTACACCCGCGAGCGCTGGGGAGCGCTGGGCTGGGAGAACGGCCGGCTGGGCTACCCACTCGAGGAGGAGCGCGCCGTCGCCGGCGGCACCACCCAGCGCTTCCAGGGCGGCACCCTCACCTTCGTCGCGGCCACGACCGAGGTCCGGGTCGCGTACTGA
- a CDS encoding S8 family peptidase, with protein MQHHPARRLVVALAGSVLAVLGCVAGAPAASAADGGQVSIDVLTVVDGEYVVETVTAPRDRAAATEETLEDRADVVAADAAVDYRLDADPYWEADDPQAMSSVTDVWPRTRGAGQVVAVLDTAVDGSHPDLAGAVLAGTDTTGLAADPAEWHGTGVAGVIAARDGNGAGSAGMAPQARVLPVRVCTSATCPSAAVARGVLWAADHGADVINMSLSGGYSDVTATAVRYALDKGVSVVASAGNDGQNGNAVLYPAALEGVIAVSATTPEAAPAPWAQHGWQVDVSAVGESVVLPYRGTGYTSGTGTSFAGPAVAGAVALLRAGHPGISPAQVQAALQAGADGGGSWDRGYGAGRLDVPAAFTAADQVGAAPTVTPSAGAVDVSWPAVAGAAGYSVRVDGVVRASVTGTSARVTGLTDGTQVAVDVQADSGARSLPALASVGAGAPP; from the coding sequence GTGCAGCATCACCCCGCCCGCCGGCTCGTCGTCGCCCTGGCCGGCTCGGTCCTCGCCGTGCTCGGCTGCGTGGCCGGCGCCCCGGCCGCCTCGGCCGCCGACGGCGGGCAGGTCAGCATCGACGTCCTCACCGTCGTCGACGGCGAGTACGTCGTCGAGACGGTCACCGCGCCCCGGGACCGGGCAGCGGCCACGGAGGAGACGCTCGAGGACCGGGCCGACGTCGTCGCCGCCGACGCCGCGGTCGACTACCGGCTCGACGCCGACCCGTACTGGGAGGCCGACGACCCGCAGGCGATGAGCTCGGTCACCGACGTCTGGCCCCGCACCCGCGGTGCCGGCCAGGTGGTGGCCGTGCTGGACACCGCGGTCGACGGCAGCCACCCCGACCTCGCCGGCGCGGTGCTCGCCGGCACCGACACCACCGGGCTGGCCGCCGACCCGGCCGAGTGGCACGGCACCGGGGTCGCCGGCGTCATCGCCGCCCGGGACGGCAACGGCGCGGGCAGCGCCGGGATGGCACCGCAGGCCCGGGTCCTGCCGGTGCGGGTGTGCACCAGCGCGACCTGCCCGTCGGCCGCCGTCGCCCGGGGCGTCCTCTGGGCCGCCGACCACGGCGCGGACGTGATCAACATGTCGCTGTCCGGCGGCTACTCCGACGTGACCGCCACCGCCGTCCGCTACGCGCTGGACAAGGGCGTCTCCGTCGTCGCCTCCGCCGGCAACGACGGGCAGAACGGCAACGCGGTGCTGTACCCGGCCGCTCTCGAGGGGGTCATCGCGGTCTCGGCCACCACACCGGAGGCCGCCCCGGCGCCGTGGGCGCAGCACGGCTGGCAGGTCGACGTCTCCGCCGTCGGCGAGAGCGTGGTGCTGCCGTACCGCGGCACCGGGTACACCAGCGGCACGGGCACCTCCTTCGCCGGCCCGGCGGTGGCCGGGGCGGTCGCCCTGCTGCGCGCCGGCCACCCGGGGATCAGCCCCGCGCAGGTGCAGGCCGCGCTGCAGGCCGGCGCGGACGGCGGCGGCAGCTGGGACCGCGGCTACGGAGCCGGCCGGCTGGACGTGCCGGCCGCCTTCACCGCCGCGGACCAGGTCGGCGCGGCCCCCACCGTCACGCCGTCCGCGGGGGCCGTCGACGTCTCCTGGCCGGCGGTCGCCGGGGCCGCCGGGTACTCGGTGCGGGTCGACGGCGTCGTCCGGGCCAGCGTGACCGGCACCAGCGCCCGGGTGACCGGGCTGACCGACGGCACCCAGGTGGCGGTCGACGTGCAGGCCGACAGCGGTGCCCGCAGCCTGCCGGCGCTGGCGTCCGTCGGCGCCGGGGCCCCGCCCTAA
- a CDS encoding NAD(P)H-quinone dehydrogenase has translation MTRIVIIGGGPAGYEAALVAAQLGADVTVIERDGVGGASVLTDCVPSKTLIAAAGAMTAVRDSAVLGLRGNDLGTVGLDLAAVNQRIKGLAVAQSADIHARLESEGVRLVSGQGRLSDEERGLAAHRVEVLDRAGTVVEELEGDVVLIATGADPRVLPGAEPDGERILSWRDVYDLEELPEHLVVVGSGVTGAEFASGYLEAGVPVTLVSSRDQVLPGEDADAAAVVEEVFQSRGGRIAERGRAEKVLRTEKGVRVELTDGRVVEGSHALMTVGTVPNTDGLNLEACGVEVTKAGHILVDRVSRTTVPGIYAAGDVTGVFQLASVAAMQGRIAMWHALGEAVAPIRLKTVAANVFTHPEIATVGVQEKSLTEGADVEVVRLPLATNARAKMGDLHDGFVKLYARRSTDVVIGGVVVAPGASELILPIALAVTKGLTAGDLAQTFAIYPSLSGSITEAGRRLMGIEDEHS, from the coding sequence ATGACCCGCATCGTCATCATCGGCGGTGGCCCGGCCGGCTACGAGGCCGCGCTCGTCGCCGCCCAGCTCGGTGCGGACGTCACCGTGATCGAACGCGACGGCGTCGGGGGTGCGAGCGTGCTCACCGACTGCGTCCCGTCCAAGACGCTCATCGCCGCGGCCGGCGCCATGACGGCCGTCCGCGACTCCGCCGTCCTCGGGCTGCGCGGCAACGACCTGGGCACCGTGGGCCTGGACCTCGCGGCGGTGAACCAGCGGATCAAGGGGCTGGCGGTCGCCCAGTCCGCCGACATCCACGCCCGGCTGGAGTCCGAGGGCGTCCGGCTGGTCAGCGGCCAGGGCCGGCTCTCCGACGAGGAGCGCGGCCTGGCCGCGCACCGGGTCGAGGTGCTCGACCGGGCCGGCACGGTGGTCGAGGAGCTGGAGGGCGACGTGGTCCTCATCGCCACCGGCGCCGACCCCCGGGTGCTGCCCGGCGCCGAGCCGGACGGCGAGCGGATCCTGTCCTGGCGCGACGTCTACGACCTCGAGGAGCTGCCCGAGCACCTCGTCGTCGTCGGCTCGGGCGTCACCGGCGCCGAGTTCGCCTCCGGGTACCTGGAGGCCGGCGTCCCGGTCACCCTGGTCTCCTCCCGGGACCAGGTCCTGCCCGGTGAGGACGCCGACGCCGCCGCCGTGGTCGAGGAGGTCTTCCAGTCCCGCGGCGGGCGGATCGCCGAGCGCGGCCGGGCCGAGAAGGTGCTGCGCACCGAGAAGGGCGTCCGGGTCGAGCTGACCGACGGCCGCGTCGTCGAGGGCTCGCACGCGCTGATGACCGTGGGCACCGTGCCGAACACCGACGGGCTGAACCTGGAGGCGTGCGGGGTCGAGGTGACCAAGGCCGGGCACATCCTGGTCGACCGGGTCTCCCGCACCACCGTCCCGGGCATCTACGCCGCCGGCGACGTCACCGGCGTCTTCCAGCTCGCCTCGGTCGCGGCGATGCAGGGCCGCATCGCGATGTGGCACGCCCTGGGCGAGGCGGTGGCGCCGATCCGGCTCAAGACGGTCGCGGCCAACGTCTTCACCCACCCCGAGATCGCCACGGTCGGGGTGCAGGAGAAGTCGCTCACCGAGGGGGCCGACGTCGAGGTGGTCCGGCTGCCGCTGGCCACCAACGCCCGGGCCAAGATGGGCGACCTGCACGACGGCTTCGTGAAGCTCTACGCCCGGCGCTCCACCGACGTCGTCATCGGCGGGGTCGTGGTGGCCCCGGGGGCGTCGGAGCTGATCCTGCCGATCGCGCTGGCGGTCACCAAGGGGCTCACGGCCGGCGACCTCGCCCAGACCTTCGCGATCTACCCGTCGCTGTCGGGCTCCATCACCGAGGCCGGCCGCCGGCTGATGGGGATCGAGGACGAGCACAGCTGA
- a CDS encoding gamma-glutamylcyclotransferase family protein, with product MALYAAYGSNMDPAQMLQRCPSSPFSGTGWIPGWRLTFGAEEFGWDGALATLVPVDDGSPGVFVALYDLTEADERTLDAWEGVDHGLYRKVRLRVHTLAGDVVAFAYALDAFEGGLPSARHLGAIADAAEAAGAPDDYLLDLRRRDCRSTST from the coding sequence ATGGCCCTCTACGCCGCGTACGGGTCGAACATGGACCCGGCGCAGATGCTGCAGCGCTGCCCGTCCTCCCCGTTCTCCGGCACCGGCTGGATCCCGGGCTGGCGGCTGACCTTCGGCGCGGAGGAGTTCGGCTGGGACGGCGCGCTGGCCACCCTCGTCCCGGTCGACGACGGCTCACCGGGCGTCTTCGTCGCCCTCTACGACCTCACCGAGGCCGACGAGCGGACGCTGGACGCCTGGGAGGGCGTCGACCACGGGCTCTACCGCAAGGTGCGGCTGCGGGTGCACACCCTGGCCGGCGACGTGGTGGCCTTCGCGTACGCGCTGGACGCCTTCGAGGGCGGGCTGCCCTCGGCCCGCCACCTCGGCGCGATCGCCGACGCCGCCGAGGCCGCCGGGGCACCGGACGACTACCTGCTGGACCTCCGCCGGCGCGACTGCCGCTCCACCAGCACCTGA
- a CDS encoding IspD/TarI family cytidylyltransferase translates to MYTLVLLNGGSGRRMGAPQPKQFIKVNGIPILVYSLVAADAVPEIDQIVLNYPEGWRDDVAGLVHDYAIRTRVDLVPAGATRQASVAASLDLCAHDDVVLHEAARPLVRSADFARLIAAPERNVSYMAPLSFTVAPVDPATHRVTGYLDRDQLRNVQLPQKFSLADLRKAHAFAAGQDVVFTEDATLLAAAGLEVHFVDGADTNIKVTTPTDIHLAVSLLHAQADDE, encoded by the coding sequence GTGTACACACTCGTGCTGCTCAACGGCGGCAGTGGACGGCGGATGGGTGCCCCGCAGCCCAAGCAGTTCATCAAGGTGAACGGCATCCCGATCCTGGTGTACTCGCTGGTGGCCGCCGACGCCGTGCCGGAGATCGACCAGATCGTGCTGAACTACCCCGAGGGCTGGCGCGACGACGTCGCGGGCCTGGTGCACGACTACGCGATCCGCACCCGGGTCGACCTCGTCCCCGCCGGCGCGACCCGGCAGGCCTCCGTGGCCGCCTCGCTGGACCTGTGCGCCCACGACGACGTGGTGCTGCACGAGGCCGCCCGCCCGCTGGTCCGGTCCGCCGACTTCGCCCGGCTCATCGCCGCACCCGAGCGGAACGTGAGCTACATGGCCCCGCTGTCGTTCACCGTGGCGCCGGTCGACCCGGCGACGCACCGGGTCACCGGGTACCTGGACCGCGACCAGCTGCGCAACGTCCAGCTGCCGCAGAAGTTCAGCCTGGCCGACCTGCGCAAGGCGCACGCGTTCGCCGCCGGGCAGGACGTCGTCTTCACCGAGGACGCGACGCTGCTCGCCGCCGCCGGGCTGGAGGTCCACTTCGTGGACGGCGCGGACACGAACATCAAGGTGACCACGCCGACCGACATCCACCTGGCGGTCTCCCTGCTGCACGCCCAGGCCGACGATGAGTGA
- a CDS encoding SDR family NAD(P)-dependent oxidoreductase: protein MSDRRRTVLVTGASRGIGLATAERFARRDDVEQVVLVARDSPAFDAAVAHLTEVASPAVKVWPYRLDLADRAGVLELVDQVHATHGNVDVLVNNAGYTKPEPVHQIDFAEFERTMAVNLYAPFSVIQGLLHAGNRFSLIVNIASTAGLHGRSGWLTYSASKAAVINMSEVLREELAIYGTRVACISPGRTATDLRRTLAPEEDPTTIMQPEDVAAVIEMLSTDVGRFVDSTNLVVRQ, encoded by the coding sequence ATGAGTGACCGCCGGCGCACGGTGCTGGTCACCGGTGCCTCGCGCGGCATCGGCCTGGCCACCGCCGAGCGCTTCGCCCGCCGGGACGACGTCGAGCAGGTCGTCCTCGTCGCCCGCGACTCCCCCGCCTTCGACGCCGCGGTCGCCCACCTCACCGAGGTCGCCTCCCCCGCGGTGAAGGTGTGGCCCTACCGGCTCGACCTGGCCGACCGGGCCGGCGTCCTGGAGCTGGTCGACCAGGTCCACGCCACCCATGGCAACGTCGACGTCCTGGTCAACAACGCCGGCTACACCAAGCCCGAGCCCGTGCACCAGATCGACTTCGCCGAGTTCGAGCGGACGATGGCGGTCAACCTGTACGCGCCGTTCAGCGTGATCCAGGGCCTGCTGCACGCCGGCAACCGGTTCAGCCTGATCGTCAACATCGCCTCGACCGCCGGCCTGCACGGCCGGTCGGGGTGGCTCACCTACTCGGCGTCCAAGGCAGCGGTGATCAACATGAGCGAGGTCCTCCGCGAGGAGCTGGCCATCTACGGCACCCGCGTCGCGTGCATCTCCCCCGGCCGCACCGCGACCGACCTGCGCCGCACCCTGGCGCCCGAGGAGGACCCGACCACGATCATGCAGCCCGAGGACGTCGCCGCGGTCATCGAGATGCTCAGCACCGACGTCGGCAGGTTCGTCGACAGCACCAACCTGGTGGTACGGCAGTGA
- a CDS encoding GtrA family protein, with the protein MKPVDEQPTTAAPRKNDLWGQVIRFGVVGAFSAIVDLGVYTLALHLGLWVHAARALSFICGTSTAYALNRRWAFGVEGGRRRALGFVLLYGTTFFVILGVNALALAVLPDRWWTVTLAWAISQGFGTVCNFVMLRTVVFKD; encoded by the coding sequence GTGAAGCCCGTGGACGAGCAGCCGACGACGGCCGCTCCGCGCAAGAACGACCTGTGGGGCCAGGTCATCCGGTTCGGCGTGGTCGGCGCGTTCAGCGCGATCGTCGACCTCGGGGTCTACACCCTGGCGCTGCACCTGGGCCTGTGGGTGCACGCCGCCCGGGCGCTGAGCTTCATCTGCGGCACCAGCACCGCCTACGCGCTCAACCGCCGGTGGGCGTTCGGGGTGGAGGGCGGCCGGCGCCGGGCGCTCGGGTTCGTGCTGCTCTACGGGACGACGTTCTTCGTCATCCTCGGCGTCAACGCGCTGGCCCTCGCCGTCCTGCCGGACCGCTGGTGGACGGTGACGCTGGCCTGGGCCATCTCGCAGGGCTTCGGCACGGTCTGCAACTTCGTGATGCTGCGGACCGTCGTCTTCAAGGACTGA
- the meaB gene encoding methylmalonyl Co-A mutase-associated GTPase MeaB, with product MDVAGLADGVLAGDRRAMARAITLVESRRADHREAAQELLVALLPHAGGARRVGISGVPGVGKSTFIDTLGISLTAAGSKVAVLAVDPSSARSGGSILGDKTRMSRLAVDERAFIRPAPTAGTLGGVAQATRESMVVVEAAGHDVVLVETVGVGQSEVTVAEMVDSFLFLTLARTGDQLQGIKRGILEIADVIAVNKADGPGEVDARRAARELGGAIRMLRGRGDGWEVPVLTCAGLTGEGLDEVWAKVVEHQDRMRASGELDERRRAQQVRWVWQMVRDGLEHRLRSDPGVRALTPELEAAVTAGRLTPALAARRLLDAFLERPAG from the coding sequence GTGGACGTCGCAGGGCTCGCGGACGGCGTGCTGGCGGGGGACCGGCGGGCGATGGCGCGGGCCATCACGCTGGTCGAGTCCCGGCGCGCCGACCACCGGGAGGCGGCCCAGGAGCTGCTCGTCGCGCTGCTGCCGCACGCCGGCGGGGCTCGCCGGGTCGGGATCAGCGGCGTGCCCGGGGTCGGGAAGTCGACGTTCATCGACACCCTCGGCATCTCGCTGACCGCGGCCGGCTCCAAGGTCGCCGTCCTGGCCGTCGACCCCTCGTCGGCGCGGTCGGGCGGGTCGATCCTGGGCGACAAGACCCGGATGTCCCGGCTGGCGGTCGACGAGCGCGCGTTCATCCGGCCGGCGCCGACCGCCGGCACGCTGGGCGGGGTGGCGCAGGCGACCCGGGAGTCGATGGTGGTGGTCGAGGCCGCCGGTCACGACGTCGTGCTGGTGGAGACCGTCGGCGTCGGCCAGTCGGAGGTGACCGTCGCGGAGATGGTCGACTCCTTCCTGTTCCTCACCCTCGCCCGCACCGGTGACCAGCTGCAGGGCATCAAGCGCGGCATCCTGGAGATCGCCGACGTCATCGCGGTGAACAAGGCCGACGGGCCCGGCGAGGTCGACGCCCGCCGCGCCGCCCGCGAGCTGGGCGGGGCGATCCGGATGCTGCGCGGGCGCGGTGACGGCTGGGAGGTCCCGGTGCTCACCTGCGCGGGGCTCACCGGGGAGGGGCTCGACGAGGTCTGGGCCAAGGTCGTCGAGCACCAGGACCGGATGCGTGCGTCCGGGGAGCTCGACGAGCGGCGCCGGGCCCAGCAGGTGCGCTGGGTCTGGCAGATGGTGCGCGACGGCCTGGAGCACCGGCTGCGCAGCGACCCCGGCGTCCGGGCACTCACCCCGGAGCTGGAGGCGGCGGTGACCGCGGGCCGGCTCACCCCGGCGCTGGCCGCCCGCCGGCTGCTCGACGCGTTCCTCGAACGGCCGGCGGGCTGA
- the scpA gene encoding methylmalonyl-CoA mutase, with translation MSGIPDFGDLELGRPTVHATGEDWTAAYEAATGRSVAEATWETPEGIAVPPLATAADLADVDFLGTYPGIVPYLRGPYPTMYTTQPWTVRQYAGFSTAAESNAFYRRNLAAGQKGLSVAFDLPTHRGYDSDHPRVVGDVGMAGVAIDSILDMRQLFDGIPLDRMSVSMTMNGAVLPVLALYVVAAEEQGVSPDQLTGTIQNDILKEFMVRNTYIYPPKPSMQIISDIFAFTSTQMPRYNSISISGYHIQEAGATADLELAYTLADGVEYLQAGKAAGMDVDVFAPRLSFFWGIGMNFFMEVAKLRAGRLLWAKLVREAGAQKDKSMSLRTHSQTSGWSLTAQDVYNNVVRTCLEAMAATQGHTQSLHTNALDEALALPTDFSARIARNTQLLLQQESGTTRVIDPWGGSAYVERLTYDLARRAWAHIQEVAAHGGMAQAIDDGIPKLRIEEAAARTQARIDSGRQPVIGVNKYRVAADEAVDVLRVDNADVLAQQKARLTELRASRDSRAVGESLARLTDAARAAAEGRRGNDLDANLLKLAVDAARAKATVGEISDALEAVYGRHAGQVRTISGVYRDEAGGSAPVEETRAMAAEFAEAEGRRPRILVAKMGQDGHDRGQKVIATAFADLGFDVDVGPLFQTPDEVARQAVEADVHVVGVSSLAAGHLTLVPALRDALAALGADDVLVVVGGVIPPDDVPTLREMGAAAVFPPGTVIADAAQDLLRTLAARLGHS, from the coding sequence ATGAGCGGCATCCCCGACTTCGGCGACCTGGAGCTGGGCCGGCCCACCGTCCACGCCACGGGTGAGGACTGGACGGCGGCGTACGAGGCGGCGACCGGGCGGAGCGTGGCGGAGGCGACCTGGGAGACGCCGGAGGGCATCGCGGTACCGCCGCTGGCCACCGCCGCGGACCTGGCCGACGTGGACTTCCTGGGCACCTATCCCGGCATCGTCCCGTACCTGCGCGGGCCCTATCCGACGATGTACACGACCCAGCCGTGGACGGTGCGGCAGTACGCCGGCTTCTCCACCGCGGCGGAGTCCAACGCGTTCTACCGGCGCAACCTGGCCGCCGGGCAGAAGGGGCTCTCCGTCGCCTTCGACCTGCCCACCCACCGCGGGTACGACTCCGACCACCCCCGGGTGGTCGGTGACGTCGGGATGGCGGGGGTGGCGATCGACTCGATCCTGGACATGCGGCAGCTGTTCGACGGCATCCCGCTGGACCGGATGAGCGTGTCGATGACGATGAACGGCGCGGTGCTGCCGGTGCTGGCGCTCTACGTCGTGGCCGCGGAGGAGCAGGGGGTGAGCCCGGACCAGCTCACGGGGACGATCCAGAACGACATCCTCAAGGAGTTCATGGTCCGCAACACCTACATCTACCCGCCCAAGCCCTCGATGCAGATCATCAGCGACATCTTCGCGTTCACCTCCACGCAGATGCCGCGGTACAACTCGATCTCCATCTCCGGCTACCACATCCAGGAGGCCGGGGCGACGGCCGACCTGGAGCTGGCCTACACCCTCGCCGACGGCGTGGAGTACCTGCAGGCCGGCAAGGCCGCGGGCATGGACGTCGACGTGTTCGCCCCCCGGCTGTCCTTCTTCTGGGGCATCGGCATGAACTTCTTCATGGAGGTCGCCAAGCTCCGCGCCGGCAGGTTGCTGTGGGCCAAGCTGGTGCGCGAGGCCGGTGCGCAGAAGGACAAGTCCATGTCGCTGCGCACCCACTCGCAGACCTCCGGGTGGTCGCTGACCGCCCAGGACGTCTACAACAACGTCGTCCGCACCTGCCTGGAGGCGATGGCCGCCACCCAGGGGCACACCCAGTCGCTGCACACCAACGCCCTGGACGAGGCGCTCGCGCTGCCCACGGACTTCTCCGCCCGGATCGCCCGCAACACCCAGCTGCTGCTGCAGCAGGAGTCGGGGACGACGCGGGTGATCGACCCGTGGGGCGGGTCGGCGTACGTGGAGCGCCTCACCTACGACCTCGCCCGCCGCGCGTGGGCGCACATCCAGGAGGTCGCCGCGCACGGCGGCATGGCGCAGGCGATCGACGACGGCATCCCCAAGCTGCGCATCGAGGAGGCCGCCGCGCGCACCCAGGCGCGGATCGACTCCGGCCGGCAGCCGGTGATCGGGGTCAACAAGTACCGGGTCGCCGCCGACGAGGCCGTCGACGTGCTCCGGGTGGACAACGCCGACGTGCTGGCCCAGCAGAAGGCCCGGCTGACCGAGCTCCGCGCCTCCCGCGACTCCCGTGCCGTGGGGGAGTCGCTGGCCCGGCTGACCGACGCCGCGCGGGCCGCGGCGGAGGGACGACGTGGGAACGACCTGGACGCGAACCTGCTGAAGCTCGCCGTCGATGCGGCGCGGGCCAAGGCCACGGTGGGGGAGATCTCCGACGCGCTGGAGGCGGTCTACGGCCGGCACGCCGGGCAGGTGCGCACCATCTCCGGTGTGTACCGCGACGAAGCCGGAGGATCGGCGCCCGTGGAGGAGACCCGGGCGATGGCCGCGGAGTTCGCCGAGGCCGAGGGCCGCCGCCCGCGGATCCTGGTGGCCAAGATGGGCCAGGACGGCCACGACCGCGGCCAGAAGGTCATCGCCACCGCGTTCGCCGACCTCGGCTTCGACGTCGACGTCGGCCCGCTGTTCCAGACCCCCGACGAGGTCGCCCGCCAGGCGGTGGAGGCCGACGTGCACGTCGTCGGCGTCTCCTCCCTCGCCGCCGGCCACCTCACTCTCGTGCCCGCGCTGCGCGACGCCCTCGCCGCGCTCGGCGCCGACGACGTCCTGGTCGTGGTCGGCGGGGTCATCCCACCCGACGACGTCCCGACGCTGCGCGAGATGGGCGCCGCCGCCGTCTTCCCACCCGGCACCGTCATCGCCGACGCCGCCCAGGACCTCCTCCGCACGCTCGCCGCCCGGCTCGGCCACTCGTGA